The following is a genomic window from Pseudopipra pipra isolate bDixPip1 chromosome 2, bDixPip1.hap1, whole genome shotgun sequence.
CCACAGTCTCCTTTCCCCCTGAAAGACTAAAATGTTCTGGACATTATTCTGAGGGCAGAACTGGAGCACTGTGCCCCTCCTTTCCCCATTAAGCCTGAAGCACTCTGCCTCCCTTGGGACAGCATTCCTTCCTCAAAACTGTTGCTGCTCCACCCCAATGCACTAGGTAATCATTGTGATTTTCTACAAAGATTCTCACCCTTGATGGCTCTGGCAAGACACACCTGCTTTGATTAGATGGACTGTGTATAGAGCCAGTGCCATTCGCCTGCACCACGGACCTAAGGCAAGAGGGCAAAGGTGTGGGGGGAAtcaaagctttttcttcttttctctttttaaaaaccaagcATCGACCTCATCACCAGAACACAGCAATGTTTTCCAAAGGGTCACTGAAGCCCCCAGAGAAGCAGAAGCAAACTGGCAAAAGGACTGTGGAAAGAACAACCAGGTCGTTTGTCAGGTCCAAAcataaaagggaaaagaagaaattcagcAGGAAAGGGTTGGTAGTTCTTATGATCACAAGGAAGCCTTTAAAGGAGAAGGCAACaaggagaaagcaagaaagaaacagcatgtgtgtttgtgtatgcACGTGTGTACATGCTCATGGAGTTAGGTGTTAGCAGTTACTCTTTTAGGCAAAAGAGCAGTGAGGAATGTGAGGAATGTCCCACCTCATTCACAGGATGCCTGAATTTCAGCATTGCTTAACTTCTAATCTGCTAATCAAACCATGTGAGAGGGAGAGAAACTGGCCCAGGAGGGCGCTTTACACTATTTACTACAAGGGACCACTGAAGCTGGACTGGCTATTTACACCACACACATGGTCACAGGGACTGGGAAGGGTTCTGTTGGTTTTCTGTTTccagcagagaagaaagaaaaggaagacagaTCTTCAACTGCAGAAAACAGGGAAACCCTGGAACCACAGTGCGGTCACACCCTGCTTTAAAAAGTCCATCCAACGCTCTCTGACTTGCTCGGTGATACCATGGGATCCCACATGAAAGTGAACTGAGGCACGAGGGGGGAACAGGGAGATCTTTGTGGTCTGAGGAGAAACTTGAAGGACAAGGAAAAGGGGAATAGGAAAGGAAGTGTCCCCACAAAATCTGAATGCACTTCAACATGCCAAAGTATGCATCTTAGGGCTCATCTCCACCAGTATATGCTCACCTTACACACATATCTGCTTCATATTTCTTCCCATAAAGAATTCCTAATAAAGATGGGTTCTTGTTTCCTCTGAAATTTAGTGTTACATCATACACTgctgaaactgttgcagaaaaagaaaacatggcTGTTACAGTAGCAATTCTAGCAACCACCTTGCTGGCATCCTTGCCTGAGACAGCAACAGAGCCTTGTGCAAGTCTTGAATTAATGATgtcaggcagcagagtccctcaCTACTTTGTGTTTATGCATCATATTTATCCACATCAGCCACCCCACATCCCCAGCTCTGTGGCATGTGTGTTATCAAAACACCAGCTGACATGCTGAACTAAGCAACAATGACATATATGAaaggtttattatttttttaaggctgGTATCTGACAGTTCTGTGGCAATTTACAAATTAAGAGCTGACACGCTGAGTGCTTATTACTGCCAGCTCACTAATTGCCGTGGACATCATGAAAAACAGAATATACTACCCTGTACTACACAGAGGGTACTAAACAACATGTTACAAGTGATGCAAAGGGTAAGCAGCAGTTTGCCAGTACCTGTTCCCCTGAGACACTGGACAGCAGTGGTGAAACCTTTGGTTCTGGGCAACAGGTGGTATTTCAGTTTAGGCAACCCCTTGGATTCCGCTACTTCCATACTGATACGGTGCTTGGTCTCTGTAAAACGAGTTCCTTCGCAGTACAGGAGAAACTAGTAGGAGacaagaggcaaaaaaaaaggatactTGAGATCAAGAGAAACCACAAAACTGGTGTAAGATAAACATACATCCATGCATGTGCACACACTTCAATTGTCTCATCTGCTCATCAACTACTGGGCATAAGCACCCCCTCACAACTCATTTGCAATTACCTTTAATCTTACTAACACTGGTACCAAATTTAAGGCGACAAAAAGACAGCCCTAATTGTGGCACTTGGAATGCACAAAATTTAGGAAATCGATCCACTCAAGTCAATTTTAATCATGATTTAAATTACCAAGCAGGATGTCTTGATTTAAATAATCAATGCTAACTACGTTCTGCACTTATATTTTCTGGTTGTTTTCCCTAGAGACTAGTCCTTGGTTCTCAGTTGTAAAATCATTAAAATGCATAGCTAAAGTTCAGTCTTGAGATATTCTAAttggtagattttttttctgtctttttttctttttttccaacacTAATCAGGAGGATATATTAAATATAGTTCATATCCATACAGTCAAGCAATTAAGTAGCTGAAAATACATTCTCCAGATTCTTACTTTTTCTATCTTTGTAATGGTAGAAAATTACAATGCATTCACAATGTTCTAGTTAAGGCTTAATGTTTCACTGTTCATTTTAACAAGCTGTACTGGATAATATtgaaaaaatcactttaaatgCACGAAAaacctcaaaatattttataagcCAAGTAACTGTACATTCCATGTGCTGCTATaaaatttatgaaaatgtttGTATTCAAAGCTCTAAGGAAGTTAGTAGGTTGATTATACCACTGTGTTGCTGCAGTAAAATCTAACGTTGCACATAATGAAACAGAGATGTTTTACCCTTGACTTCAAATaatgtcaaaataaaaaggaaaaatgtaacTGCAAAAGCATATATAAGTTTGCCATATGTTCTCATAGACACTTTTTGGGAAATCTGTAATTTCACAGATCAATGAACACAGTAACAGGAACTCTCTATCAAAATCCATGGTCTGTGAATCCAAATTCACTCCTCCAAAAAAGGCTTCTTTGCTTATTTGTCTCTCCAGCCTGCCTCAGAAGATGTAGCTTAAGGTCACATAGATTTAGTAATCAAATataggcttttttttaataggtaaaAAGTAAGTTGAGGAAAAATCAACAAGTATTACATAAGTCTGATCTTTAAATTATTGTTAAGCTTCTGAACTGTTTCCCAAATGACTTCTGTAACCAACAGGCAAACAGAGAAACTTTTTACCAGCATATCCCAAAAGACCTCCTCAAACAGAGCATGGCTTTTCCTTGAAAGTGAGCAGACCATCTCCTGACACATAAGGCCACAGTACCACCTCTGTCACCATTTCACTTCTGGCAGTCAGTACCAGAGAAGGAACTCAACACTTACCCACATATATTCAGGGTAATCAGACAGACGTTTTAACCCTTCAATAACTGTATCTCTGTCTTCTTCCCATTTCCTTTTGCAGAAAACAATCTCAAGGAAGTACCATGTCCAACCGATTAGGGGCACATATAGTAGCTCTCTCTTAGCAAGGACTTTGGAACtcttggagaaggaaagaaaaaaagaaaagaaaaaaaaagagacaatcCAAAAATGTCATTTGCTGATTTGTACAATGAGATCAAATACATTCAAATTAGAATGATGAAGAGCCTGATGGATTATATCTGGAAAGTTAAATGCAAGAAACTATGTGTCTGTGTTTTGAATGCAGATGAGGGGGAAGCCCAAGGCCCCACGTACCCCCAGCACTCCGAAGCGCTCCGTCATGGTCCAGCCGCACAAGAAGTCGATCTCAAAGTTGTGATTCAAGATGATGATGACGTGTTCTTTGCCAAAGGTGTTCACCGTGGCCTCGTCTGAGAACAAGGTGCACTCTGTGCCTGACCACCATTCCAGCAGCATTACCAACTCTAACAAACACGGTGAAGATGGGGAGAGGTGTTAGGGGTGCCCCTTGCAGAAAgcttcaagccccatccagtgCCCGGTGCCTTCTGACTCCCAACACTGTCACCTACTCCAACCAACCCAGCCGAGATGAAATGAAAGCTTGGATGGGTACAGACCAAACGACATCACCATCCTTAAGTAGTATTTAGAGGCTCTAGACATATGCATTTATGGATAATTTTAGCAAGTTTGGGCATTGCATTATGAATGTGATCACgatcactgggaaaaaaagcccaaaaactTTGTGCCTGAAAACAGACAGCAGAGCTGTTGATTGCTCCACCAAATGAGTACAGTTTCTCCCAGGTGGAATACAAATTATGCATAGATGCAGCCTAATGTTTTTACTCAACATGAAACAAGCTTTACGGAGGTAAACAGACCAATAAAGGTCTTTTATAAGGATGCAATGCCATAGATCTTCTGCGAGAGGTTTTAATATTAGAACAAAGGCTCTAATCATTCTGTATTATGATCATCAACACAGACCCAAACAGCAAACAGTTGAGCTAATTTATCAAAATACCTGGGCAAAGATAGGAACGGTAAATTGTGTATTTTATTGCAAAAGAATGagcctttccctctgctttctcCAGCTTTTTGATATTGTAGCACCTCTTACTCCACCCCgaatatttcctttccattACCCACCCTTATTTTCCACTTCCCcttttttcatcttaaaaaacCCTTCCACTTAAATTCAGCATGCATTGACTGTAGTTGCTATGGTTAGcttatttctctcattttagAACATCGAGGCAGATGGAAGACATTTCTTGTACCATGGGACAGCTATAAAAAGTATGAGAATAGTTCATTCTCCCAGCAGGAAGATTTGCTTCCATGCAAACTGTAGTCGTTGGCATGTTATTTCAACAAGATATGGATGCAATCAAAATTTGTTTGCACAAATATGACTGTTAAAAAGTCCAGCTCTTCCCACATAACTACAATAAACTTGCAGGGTCAAATCTGGAAGGTGTCCCCTCAGTTCCCTACTGGAACTCAGGTTCTGCCAGGAGTTATTTCAATTTCCCGTTGGGAGGTCCTGGTTTTCCAAAACAAGGCAGTGTCTCCCTGCACAAGGGCTTCTGATCAGGATCAGACAGGGTCATCTACCCATTCTGCTAAATAAGAGTGGGTCCAATTTTGCACCACATCAGAGAGAAGGCAAACACAATATTTAGGTGAGTGATGGGGAAAACCAGTCCTGATGTGCTGAAGATACAGAGCTTCTCTAGCACTAGATTTTTCACTCATGTCCACTTACTCATCCATCAGGTTATTCCCCTATATCACTTTCAACACTTGCTCATTTGCAGGCATGACAAAGTTTTGCAACTTGCTGATTTAAGAGAGCTTAACCCTGGTCAACTGGAAATACAGCAGAGGAAAGACAGAATTGTCTTGTTCGTTTACACCAGCTAGAGGTGTCTACTGTCACTTCCCAGTTTTGTCTCCTTTATGATCACTTACCTTCCTTTCTCTGGTTATCCTGGCTCAGTAAAAGAGGAAAGAGGACAGCAAGACTGTACTCAGTGGGAGCACCTGCCAAGCAGGTGGCCAGGAGAATGCAGTAGTGGTACCAAACACAGTGTGGTACTTGGAACGACTTTCCATTTCCATTGTTGTCTGTGTACTAAGGAGGAATATCTCCAGTACCTgctacagctgctgcacttTCTTATCAGAAAATACAATAAACTGGGTGTGTTTCTTCttcaaaatcaggaaaaaaatctgcagaggCAGGTGTGGATGTCTCTTTGCAGAGCATTTCATTTACCAGTCGCTCCGAAATAGTGGAGGATTTGCCAGAGTTCATACTGAGAGAGGAGGGTTGATGAgccaaagaaggaaaatgaggaaaCAGATTGTCTTTTACAAGTGTACTGATAAATGATGTAATTATAACCAGGAGTAGgctcacttcctttttttttttttttctgctgtgtggGTTACAGCTACTTTGCGTGGCACTGATCCCACTGATGCTACAGCAAGCACATCTTTATGAATGATGGGACTGGAAGACTCACACTGCCAAAGATATTTCCTATACAGGGCAAGCAACACCTTGCTACAACCAGCCCCTGTGGCTGGGGTTCCCACACACCAAAGCCAGGTACATTTACAGCCTCACAAGCCACCCACAAACAAAGCAGACAAGAGGCACAGCACATCCTTCAGCTGAAAGTACCAACATTTGAGAGATTATTTTTGCAGCTGGACCAAACTAAACATGCTGCACTCTCCAAAGATGTGAGTCATCTGAAAGGAGCTGATGTGTGAGAGCATGAATTACACACTACCTGTCACGAATTGCAAAGGACTGGGGACAGAGCCCAACAGACCTTCTTCCCTGTATGTCTGCCACAAATACTGGATAGAGTCACTCTCCCTCCCCTTCAGAAGCTGTGATTTATGTATTTGGGAGGAGATACAATAAGAATAGAGCCTGGTTTTCATAGCCAGATACACAATCACCTGTGTATCCACCTCTGCACACTGATCCTCTGCCAGGTGGGCAGAGCAGCTTCTCTTACTGACAGCTCTGACATGAACATCCTCGGTCTGAAAATATAAACAGCTTGGAGTAAGAGAGCAAAATGTAGCACCCAGAACAGAACACCAGCCTACAGGTTCATGGCCAAAAGGCTTCCCCTTAGTGACATATATTTCATTATGAATGGCAACATTTGAGCTGCTGCATTTACACGGCTTACTTAATTTGGTATAAATCACAATTGAAGTGCATATTCTGTCAGCTTTTCCATTACAGGCCATCAGCACTCTGCAATCCCATATTACATTTGCATTAATTTTCACAGTTTAATTTCTCAATGAGTTAATTTATCACAGGCTATACACTGGGGGCTATTCTAGGTACAACCCAATTATCTATTCAGCTTCTCCAAACCTCTCTGAACAATAGTGTGGGTTATTCCAGTGTTTAGAAGACCTGAGACAGCagcatttaaaatgtgatttttttttttaatgcacaatGCTAACTTGTAGAGGGTTGAACCTACAAGCCTTAGAGGAACAAGCAGCTCATGTCCTGAGAAACACAAGACTGTTAgtgtaataataattttcaggaagaatttaGATTCTAGATTATTAAAAGCATATTAGGAAATTCTTACAagcaaattaaatataaaaaatccCATACACCTCCACTCTGCTCCAACCAAATTTTACATTTCTCCTAAGCTATTCCATTACAATACCTTTACTCCTGACAGCTTGCCTGCCACtctatttaatttcctttctcctgTACTTCTCAGGCAACATTCTCAACAGGCACAGGAAGGACAAGAACAAGgttaaaaagaaaccaaactaGATACTTTGGAGAGGTTCTGTTGGTAGTACTTCACATCGATGACTTATGAAATGTGGGTGCCTGTCAGTGGACTGCTCAGCTGCAATTTCAGTACTCACTGTGGTGACTCATTTAGCCAAAGTGGGAGTTGGATGCTGAGCTGAGCACTAAGGTAAGTGGCCGTGCATGgtgggaggggatggagagTGGAAACCGATTAGATGATTCACTGCTGAAACAGGAGGTGACATTTGGGCTAAGGAGCCTTCTAAACACTCATTTCAGAAATCAAACCACCTGCTAAGCtctgtgaggaggaaaaaaaaaaaaaaagccatccaCAGGGAGGAAGTTTTGCAAAGGTCTGAAAGAGGAGAGCAAAGCAGTTGAACTGACTGTCAAGCTGACCCACAGGCAGAAGAAAAGTGACATTGCTCCCAGGAGGAGACCCTGGCATCAGAGACAGACACTGTAGGGTGTAAAAGGACTCTGGAGTGGTCACACAGTTCAGCCACAGAGACATCTACACTATAGACCTAAGACAGACCACTTCCCCTCCAGAACACACAATCGACTTGAGCTCCTAAGTGGTGAATATCAGTACCTGAGCCAGTCTCAGaattctccctttcccttcacTCAGCACAGGCTCTGATGCCGGATGAAGATGGCATTGAGACAGAACCAGCAAGTCCTATCAGTCCAGATAGAGTAGATTGTGGGAGGAGCTTTACTTCCCACTTCGTTGAACGATAGAGTGACAATATATATCAGCCTCTTGACTTCTGTGTGATTTCCcagtatttcaggaaaaaaatggctgttttgaactgctctgaaagagtCGAACATCTAACTatcatttctctctctctctctcctctctgtgtGTATCCATATACATAAGCatacacatttttctgtgattaacaaaagcagaaaacaggaaaaccctctcccctccccacgcccagccctcacatccccttCAGGCATACTCACGGCTCCAAAGGGAATAGGCAAGGCGACAGTTTACTCGGCGATAAAACTGCTTGTTTATGGGCCAGAGGACTAGCGTGCATAGTTGAATGAAGTTAATGATCAGTCCACTCACAACAAAGACAAACCCAATGAGGAGGTGAACTATGAACTGGGTCTTCAGAAATGCAATGAAGCCCATGATAACCACTCAGAAGCGTGAGCAAGGGCCGTCACTCAGAATAACTGtcctgaaagagaaaacaaacaaacaaacgagtCAAATGGAGAGTGGGTTTACAAGCCCTGAGGAAGgacaaagcaaaagccatgcaacAGTCCATGCAACTTCAGCAAGAGGCACCCAGCCCAATAAACACTCTGCTCTCCAAGCCTGCCTCATTCAGGTCTTAATAAAATGGTGACGGATGCAAATCGCTTCCAAAAATAGGAAGGAATCATTATTTACAATTCACAGCCCACCAAGAAGATTATTGTTTGCTGAAGACAAATCTCACACCTCCCTTCAAACAAAGATCACATAATTGGATTTAATGCTGGGAGGAACACAGAGCCCTGCAGTCACAGTGAGCCACTGAGCCCTGATGGGTAAACAAGCTGCACAGAGACTGCTGCACCTTCAGAGGTGCTGTCCCTGAACTGCTACAGGAACCTCAGCCCTGAAAAGAGCAGGGCTGGTCACACAGAACATCAGTCTGGCAAACACTAAGGCATGGAAATGGAAATTAGGTATTCCCACACCCAAactccatgctggagcaggtttaaTAACTTCTCACTTTGTCAAGCCGCAAGTCCATAATCAAATATACCACCTAgcatggggaggggggaaataaCAAAAAAGCCTTAGGTTATGTAGCAGTACAAACTTGATCTGGAAAGGGCTTTGATGCAGAATTTTGATTCCACTAAATTAGCCAGAGCACTTAACTTTGAGCACATGCCATATTTATAACAGGTGCAGAAACACTGGCAATGCCTGAACCAGCAGAAAGTCACAGGAACTTAAACAGACAAGTCTGATTCACTATAAACCCTGTCAGCACAAAGTTAACCCAACAAAATGTATTAACCAAGACAGCAAATTGAGTTTATTCCAAACTCTGCGTTATCTGGCACTGGCCTTTTTGACCTGTTGGATACTAGAAGTCCTATGACAAGGCCAACCAGGCTGTTGAACCACAGCCTCCAATTCTCACCCAAAAACCAGAAGCATGACCCCGATTTTCTGCCACAGCCAAAGCTTGCTGACAGTTTTTGTTCTCAGCTTTTATAAAATGTTGCAAATGACCAGATCAACCAGCAGATGGTAACAAATACTTTTCACCAGTCAAGTATCTGAAGGTGATGTGGACCCCATGCCTAAAAATGAAGTACCTGCCAGCTGTGAGGAATCAAACCATTTTCACTTGCCACCTGCTTATAGTATGCTGCTATTTATAAAACTGTACAGCAATTTTACTAGTGAAAGCTTGTTTTCTACCATCGCTTCTACAAAGCAGGTACTGCCTTTCAAAGCACAGAGTGTCTAGTTTTTGCACAATTAGCATCCATTTGCATCATTAGTAATCTACCCACTTCAGAAGCAcattacaggggaaaaaaccccatgtttCAATATAGTCAATATTGTCCCTAccacagaaagcaaaggaaagcaagTTGAATAACGCTGAAGCTTACGATAAACAATCTAAGTTCTCCCAGTGTTTTCGGGTAAGaatgaaagaaacatttctttcaCTAATAAATTACTTTCAGAACAGCTGTTTGGAAGCAGAgacttctgtttaaaaagaaacaagtggaaccctcct
Proteins encoded in this region:
- the AGPAT3 gene encoding 1-acyl-sn-glycerol-3-phosphate acyltransferase gamma; this translates as MGFIAFLKTQFIVHLLIGFVFVVSGLIINFIQLCTLVLWPINKQFYRRVNCRLAYSLWSQLVMLLEWWSGTECTLFSDEATVNTFGKEHVIIILNHNFEIDFLCGWTMTERFGVLGSSKVLAKRELLYVPLIGWTWYFLEIVFCKRKWEEDRDTVIEGLKRLSDYPEYMWFLLYCEGTRFTETKHRISMEVAESKGLPKLKYHLLPRTKGFTTAVQCLRGTVSAVYDVTLNFRGNKNPSLLGILYGKKYEADMCVRRFPLEDIPQDEKEAANWLHKLYQEKDALQEMYNQEGIFPGKQFKPPRRPWTLLNFLFWATVLLSPLFTFGFGVFASGSPLLILAFLGLVGAASFGVRRLIGVTEIEKGSSYGNQEFKKKE